The Camelina sativa cultivar DH55 chromosome 16, Cs, whole genome shotgun sequence sequence CTGACCTGAAACTCTAAGAAAGCCTTCCCTTCTCCCTCAACGGTCGACTCAACATTCTTTTTGGATTTTCCCTTCGACGCCTTAACACCAGGGGGTCGAGTCATACATTCATCGGCTCCATGGTCTTGTGGCATCGAGCTTGAGGACTGTGCAGAACCATCTTggcattttcttctttttggggtTCCAGCGGGTTTAGTAGATGAAGAAGCACACCATTTCTGATCATACCTAAGCTCTCGCCAAGCATGCTCCAAGGTGAACTTCACCTTGTGGTCATTGAAGTAGATTTCATATGCCAGCTTCAGAACATCATCCTCATTTTGTCCACTTGATTTCTGCTTTGTGGCAGCCTCATAGCATCCAACAAACTTGCAAACTATATCATTTATCTTCCCCCACCTCTGCTTACAATGACTTGCTGCTCTATGTGGTCGACCTGCAGCCTTCAGACTTACTGCATAATACTTTGCAATCCGTGACCAAAAGGTTCCACGCTTTTGCTGATTTGAAATTACTGGATCCTTGCTTGTGTTAAGCCATGCACTGATGAGCAGAACATCATCTGCTGGGGTCCATGTAATTCTTGATCTACGCTCGGGTTGTGTCATTTCACCTTGACTTGAAGCACCAGCGTATTGGCTACTAACAATAGGGACTTGTGATGCACCAACCTCAATACTTGGTGAAACATTGTCGTATGGATTGGAGTCCAGACTGTGGGTTTCTCCTTGACTATGTAGGAGATCCATGAAGCCAGGAGAGTTAGTATATGGATTCATGGAACCATATGAATccatatcgttttttttttctgtgcgTGTTAGAAGTAGAAGGGAAGATATTGCTAAAGGGTCGTGTTAGTAGCAATCAATGTGAGGGTTTGGTTAAAAACGATTTGGTTTGTGTTAGTAGCAATCAATGAGAAAGTAAATTTCCACTTCAACTACAAAGCATTGAACACACCCCATAAACACAACCATTGAACAACCAACGAACACAACACAATCAATACAAGACTTACTGCTTACCTAATCTGACAAGACCGGTTTAGTTATTTGGTAGTTGGAAGCAgtgaattaaacaaaattaagtaaaaaaggaaactaacCTGCTTGAATTctctagtttttgccatttgtTGACCCGACCAAACTGATCACAAGTCTACCATGGTCTCCCTTACCAAACtaatcacaagaaacaatataaaagagAGGTTGAGAGAAACGGATCAGTGATCACATTTTTAATGAGTTGAGATATATGAAATATACACCCATAACAAGAACTCATAACAATTCTCGTTCCATTGTTTGGTTAATTCTACACAAACGGATAAAAAGGGACTTAAACACAAGGATTCATGGAACAATCACAACTAAGTATGAGAGTTAATACTACTAGTATAGTACCTGTATTTGTCAGGGAATTTGCCTTTCTCCATGTAAGTCATGAAGTGATGAGCAAGTCCAGGAGGAATCGGCTCCTCCATCACTATGGACGAATCTGCTGCTAGCTCCGTTTTTGCAGAAGCCTCTAGCTGAATCGATTAAGCTCCTGAAACACAAAGCATCCTTTGTTTTTAGTAAAACTCAGTAACAAGTGATCtgcaaagcaacaaaaacaactaATTAAACAGCAAAGATACTTGCTTTCTCGACATTTATAGACGTATAAATGATTACAAGAGGATGATCATaaccaaaactgaaacaaaaacagataagTTATATCCTAGTTCACTTTTTAAAAGCCACTATTACAATCTATATCAACTACAAATGCAACATACTTCACAGCCTTACCAACACCTCTAAAACCATTTGATTGAATAATTTTGAAGACATAAACGATAGATTTTCAAGCATTCTAAACTTTCAAATCATTCTCGTTAATTCTAACAGTTATATATTGCAACACTTTAAGAGAGTTTTAATAGAATTGTAAAGATATCAATTCCACTAATTTCTGTTTCGTTCTCTCACcacgttaacaaaaaaaaaaaaaaaaaacaatgtcatCTTTCTTTCATGCGAAtaaagagaaacagagcaataaaacagaaaacagaaGGAGGTAAGAGAATAAAACAGAGACTTTGAGCACATTCTACAAACAGATTACCCTAATTACAATCATGCATGGTGGAGAAGACTCAACGCTTTCCCATATGTCGTTCCGATTAGTTAATCAAAATCTCTGATTTCTGATTGATTAGTCAAAACCTCCGATTAGCGATTGGTTAATCAAAACCTCCGATTGCCAGGTTctgattttgtcaaaaaaaaagtctctttgTTTTGGGTTGGGAGTATcgcgagaaagagagaagaggaagaggaagaggaagagaaaggggaaaaaaaaatttgtttttatattaaaaactaagtGAAAGATATGCTGACACGTATTTGTTAAGAGGCAACTCTTAAGCTTGTTAAATAAGAGGCAactcttatcttttttattagttctgatttatttttaatcacaatCTGTAATAAAAACCTTTGCTAAATCCACCGTTGGAGAAGCTCTTATTTAGTAAGTTTAAAGTTGCCTCTTGTTGGATACGTGTCAGTATATCGTTGGGttaattcttttatataaaaaaacaagtttttttttgttttcctcttcctcttctctcgcTCTCGCGATATTCTCAACCCTGACAATCGAAGCTTTTGCTTAACCGAACTCTAATCGGagattttgattaatcaatCTCCAATTGGAGCTTTTGATTCACCAAATTGAAGCGCTACATTCACCAACCGGCAGATTTTGATGAACCAATCTCGATTATACAAGTAATTCCCTTTCTCTGATTCTCTGAATTCTCGTTTAGTAAGGGTatagaaattagggttcttcaaaATCTGTTTCTATTTGTGTTCATAGGCATGATTGTAATTAGGGTAATCTGTTTGTAGAATGTGATCAAAGTCTCTGTTTTATTCTCTTACCTCTCTCTGTTTTATTGCTCTGCTTTTCTTGAATTATGCTTTTTATGCCACCCAACAGATGCTTGAcctttaaaaatagatatatgttttaattggGCTGCAACTTGGTTTTAGTTGTGCTGGTAAGGCTGTCAAGTATGTCGCatggttgtttttttgttgctttgcagATCATTTGTTACTGAGTTTTACTAAAAACAATGGATGAATCagataaatgttttttaaacaaaatatcaaagaCTGATGTCAGAGTACTGTTCTCTGTGTTTGGTGTCCTGCAGATCTTTCAACATCAGCAAAATTACAAGCAGAAGAGCATGTCCTGCAATGGGCCATGACTAGCTGGACAAGAAGCTGCTGCAGGTACGCTGTTTAATTTATCCATGATTGAAGATGAGTTTAGGcatatattgtttgtttccatCAGTCTTGTCCATTGTTTGAGAGTGTGGCTATTAGATATCATCCTGTTTTTGTCTTTATAGGTGATGCGTTTTGGTCTTTGTAGGTGTTTCACTCTATGATTTTGGTTTCAATAGTTTCTACTTATCATCCTGTTTGTTATACATAGTAACTTTTGAGTGAAAACCTTGTGCCTTTTGCTTTCTC is a genomic window containing:
- the LOC104753354 gene encoding glutathione S-transferase T3-like; its protein translation is MDSYGSMNPYTNSPGFMDLLHSQGETHSLDSNPYDNVSPSIEVGASQVPIVSSQYAGASSQGEMTQPERRSRITWTPADDVLLISAWLNTSKDPVISNQQKRGTFWSRIAKYYAVSLKAAGRPHRAASHCKQRWGKINDIVCKFVGCYEAATKQKSSGQNEDDVLKLAYEIYFNDHKVKFTLEHAWRELRYDQKWCASSSTKPAGTPKRRKCQDGSAQSSSSMPQDHGADECMTRPPGVKASKGKSKKNVESTVEGEGKAFLEFQVSKVQRMLELKQQDYALKEKDFALKEKHSKHVMLENLLTKKEQLSEAEVALKDKLINDMLSRNSV